Part of the Onthophagus taurus isolate NC chromosome 11, IU_Otau_3.0, whole genome shotgun sequence genome is shown below.
caaacattttaataatttttaggattatttttattattattttcaccaAAAGATGTCAccattatataattatttattccattttaattaattaattatttttattaagttctaaataattatttgttgcaAATTACAACATTAcaatggggtcatacacacttattaaatttagagaaaatttttatgtcaaacgatatatgcaagtatatgcatgaatacaaagtaaaagaaatattttgatcaattttatattttgcgtaatttgaagtgaaaaatagcaaatattcaaacgaaataatttcgcgGCTTTTCTGTGACGTAGGAACCGCACTgcctaaaacaagttaaattgtccgttagatagcgcttgcggtgtgacagtgtcaaaataaaaccatggatgtaatacagtgtctctattacatccatgaacaaaacataataaacataacctacaaacactctatctcttttcaatacaacctAAATGACGTTCATCTCTTTCTCGCATTTTAGCGGGGAGCAGGGGACGCAAAAGTGAGAATCGTACGTCATCAACgcgggaattttaaaagctcaaatgggtatataaattttcaataatttttttaacaatgactttgttcgaaaatattaaaaaaaaaataacggtaactatatttttatataaactttcagaaaatataataaaaaaaaaatcgtgtatgaccccattacttttaaaacaaaaacgctcaaaattactttttatgtattaaaattgatttcctTTCTACAGTCCAATCACAAGGAAGGTGTTGAGTTAGTGGCGCCATCTAGTGTAAAATGCGTCTTGTAAACATTATGGCTGCGTAGCGTTTGAAAGAAGTTCGTGTAACTTTCGTCGATTTTACTCATTTTTTAACAGAAAAATATAGAATTAATTGTGTGCAATGTTGAACCAGGTGTCTATGGAAGCGGCGTGTGCCGCTCGGTACGTAGAAAATTATTTGGACTGCGTCGAAAACCTCCCCGACGACCTGCAACGTATGATCTCAAGGATGAGGGAATTGGATGTGTATTATTTAGGTGtgtatttcattatttaacCCCTATTTAAGGATAATTTAAGATCCCTCTTTGCATATTCAtagtaagttaaaaaaaaatccaataatttttttaattacaattcaAAATATCAACCAATATGGTTTCgttacattttatctttatacCTTCCATTTAACAGCAAGAATAAGCGAAATAGAACATCACACTCAAGCATGGAAAAGCATTCCTGATATAGATGTTgtgaaaaaaagaaacaccTTAATTCGTATGCAAAGAACTTTAATAATAGCTCAAGAACTTGGTGATGAAAAAATGAGTTTAGTTCAGAGCATCTTGGACAAAATTGAATCAAAAACTAGTCAATTGGACCACGACTATAAGTACCTAGACTTTGGCAAAGATGAAACCCCCACGAATGATAACAAAGAGCAACAATCTCCGTTAAATAATTCCACAAGTAATACTTCAATTAATAACAGTGAACGTCCCAATAAAAGAGCAAGAAGAACGCGTCAGGACACATTTTCCGGGCTTGAATCAAATCATAATGATAATTCTGCTGATCATTTATTAAGAAGTCAATCTGCTAATACGCCAGCGAGtcaaaagaaaacaaacacTGGAActggaaagaaaaagaaacgaaaatcAAGGCAAAATCAACAAAGAGAAGAGTCCCCACCAAGGGAAGAAGAACCAGCAATAGATCCAGACGAACCAACGTATTGTCTTTGtgatcaaatttcatttggtGAAATGATTATGTGCGATAACGATTTGTGTCCAATCGAATGGTTTCATTTTTCGTGTGTTACACTAACAACGAAACCGAAAGGAAAATGGTATTGTCCAAAATGTCGTGGGGATAGGCCGAATGTAATGAAACCAAAAGCGCAATTTTTGAAGGAATTGGAAAAGTATAATCGAGAGAAAGAAGAGAAAACGTGAAAAAACTacaattttaagacatttattttttttttttgtatctgcTAATGTTTGGTTGGAGCTAATAtgctaaataaaattatattgctATTATTATctattgttttttcttttctagtTCTGTTgaaattcctaaaaattattataatcagATCAATATcagcaaaagttttttcttcTCATTCTTTAGCAGTTTTTAAAGGATATCTTAATATCcttaattcttaatttataaacaataattaagaatttataataaaattagagctttaatttaaagttacaataaaagATGTCACTAACGAATATTTTTCCCCATTTATTAATATGTATAacctaattatttatttttaaatttaaattaatattaatttaaatatttttaatatattaataatttcttttacaataattttaataataacaaactttttaattattagttttaattataattttcacCAAAAGATGTCaccattacaaaaaaattgtcacattaattttaataatttttaaacaaattataatacatTACACAATACAACTAATAGCTCACAACAATTCTTGTTAGTCAACAAGTAactaaccttaatttttaatttataaacaataattaaaaatgtgtaagattagagctttaatttaaatttacaataaaagatGTCGCTAGTGAATATTTCCTCTTTATTTCTTctcatttattaatatcacctaattatttatttttaaatttaaattaatattatttttaatatattaataatttctttaacgataattttaataataacaaacattttaataatttttaggagtatttttattattattttcaccaAAAGATGTCAccattatataattatttattccattttaattaattaattatttttattaagttctaaataattatttgttgcaAATTACAACATTACAATTACTACAATTACTTAATGAGGATTTTCAAACcaaactatttattttatccCTATTCTTTGGCACTTCATATCTGATATCATCCAATAAACAAGATGCAGTAGGGGCTGAAACTTGTGATTATGTGAAAACGTTTTGTTTTGGTTAATACAAAGACTGAATTAGTTCTATTCACTAAGCAATGGAAGTTAGACTAGAGAGCTTAAAACcttttaattcgttttatgataattttccTCCTAAGTGGAATATATCACTAATACTATAAATAGTAATATTGCTGTATTAATAGTGGACAAAGAATATTAATGAGGAGGCCAAACCAGTTGCTTTCACAGCCAAATAATCTGCAAAGAACTTCAATTGGAGAGGAAATTAAGTAATCATTTTCTGCAAAATGATCCCAATATGGAACAAGCTCTCTGGTTTCAGAGAAATGTTGATAAGCGTTTGTCCCAAGCTGAATTTGTTTCAAGTAAAACCAAGATTGCATCATATGAAGTAGAAGTATCCAGTGTTAAATCTAGATGAAAAGATTAATATCcagtagtgatggaacggatagtgctTATCTATCTGGCCATTATGGTGATAATCTTTCGTGTGTTTCTGAATcctacattgccacattattgcaatatttgaacaaaaatgaaattaataagaaagctgataagatatgtcaacttatttggatccaagatacgagatgaacttttttgatggaGATTTAAGAAACGAAGCAAGATTATGGCTATTATTGGAAAGACTTGGGCCGCATcacaaattaaaagtgatagcgacagttctgttagtaatgaatgtgatgatgaattacaagcgaagagaagaaactgcaacaagagatttgtTCACATATCGTTTTGGGATTGTTAccatgaggttgctaatgacaaacctgaaataaataaagttgtattaaacgaaaaaagtcctattgagGTTGGCCTCTCTTAAAAAGTAGCCAAACTTGATATTGTATCCGCTCACTTTGATTCTATAACTCCTAATTGCCTCTTTTGAGcttgaaagataaaattaataaagaactgTCGAATTTAAGCTGtgccaaaaaaataattgtaggtattgtatttttaaaagttaaaattcaaTATACAGTGATACAATAAAATCTACATACACCCCAGAAAATGGTAATATCTCAGCTCctgaaatgtaattcaatgaatttttttaaacgaaggaTATTAGAagtctatattattttaatacaaagtcGAAACAGTTCGACTTGTGCTACGAAGTGAAGACTACAGCAGTAGATTTAGTAGCACGACTCTCAAGattgctaaacccgaattattctagttctaagtcttgttGTTTGTTTCTAGTGATATTAGAACTAAGTGAtactgctagtgtaaaactagaactaacactatacctagaagtagaatcatttggatttagccgcacgtctctaaagacggctaaacccaaatgattctagttctaggtatagtgttagttctacatagcaacagtgctagtgtaaaactagaactaacactggatctagaactagaaacattcggatttagccgcacgtctctcaagacggctaaacccgaattgtgtttttagttctaggtctagtgttagtctagttttatttgttattcaacgctagatagttgtatatttttattgagctataacggacGCTGATAGACATTTTTTAGGACTGTATATATTTCAATTTGCACGCAATCATGGAAGACTAGCCGTCGAAAAATGGCAAAACATATTGTGGAGCGACGAaagtaatagtatattaaaaaactagtttcgtaagacacgcttgaaatgcacgaaacgtgtttttttattctactttttgtaattcgcgtttttatcctttttttaaacaaaaataaaataaattgagaaTGTAGCGAAATAGGTATGTatcagttggtaacaccgtaatacttgaaaatagaaatttgaattgacaattagaaattgtcaaaacaaatgtattcacctgaaaaaaatgtttcatgtacacctcccaaaataagagaaattgctcaccttgtattcgatgccaagaacgtgtttaaacatccatagacaaaaattgtcacattgacaactagaaaaattagtgatccaatgtcaccaacttgaactggttccattaaatgttactaaaatctgtcaacggcgttatttcggcgcctactttgattgtaatttgctgacttaatattttcagaaaacgcaatctttctcgattttttttcttatacaaccataggatttgatatgttcatcgcgtAGAGGGATTTATTCTctatcaaaatatgcaaaaaaaaatatatgcatcccatttaaaataataatattggttgccatagcaacgaaacaatgtaaataaacaaatatcgccaaaaaataCGACACTAAATGACAAAAAATGTcatcacttagtttattttattttaacactaatgaaaaattgcatatggtgatttaccgttagcaacgaaaatgtttggagtcggtataagctccgcctatctctgtgacgtcagaTTTAGATATTGGCTATACTCCAGACATTTGATACACCCCgtatattttacaattaaaatacatttaaagaCTATTGTCAGGTCACACTTATTATTTTGCACAGCACtgtattttttagaaaatacaTGTACTATTTATTTACGTTAAATGTCTGAATCATGCACATTTTAGACTATTTTCAATTTACATGGTTTTCTATGAAACCAATCCTCCATGTAAATCAGAGGATAGGTGTAATTCAATGCTGGATATATTGCAGTAAGAAGAGCACAATGTTGCAGTAGtaagtcaatttttttaaattcagttCCTAtattaatttggtataaactTGTTGCTTGTAATTATCTTATTGCATATAAGGAATAACAAGAGTTTGTTTACCACTGTTTAGTTGGAACAAATTGGCTATTAAGTGCTGAGATGAAAATGGCTTCAAATTTGCTAATAAGCCAGTTATATAGTCATATATAATACAAtttgttttcttattaatgaaattggTGACAAATAAAAGGTAATATAATCAAAAACTCCTCATTTAAACTTATTTCAAGGtcatatattaataaaaacgcAAATACACGAAATTATCATCTTAATATAACCTCTGTGGTGGTCCCATAGACGACTTTACATGTAAAGATCTAACATTTTGCCAATGTTTCTTTAAAAGGGACACCAAAAAGTTAATGGCTAAATGGACGTTTTGCACCAATTCATCTGGCGCCATTCCAACATGACCAACAGCAACAGACAAACAAAGTacctaaaaaaacaaaaaaaaattaattttaaattaacaaaacagttttaattattttataattgtttgcaataattaaatccacaaatcaattttaaattagtgGTAGTTATAAATTGCATAATTTTTTAGCACAATTCTTCCATAcagattaaatataattaatttcattaatttgttGGCTTGattgtgcaataaaaataaatttgattaaaatatcttacttttttcatttgaaACTTAATTGTTGCTTTGActtcatcaattttttgagTCATTGATTCTTGGTGGGACAACAGCCCAGGGAACTTGCCAGCTTTATTCAAACCAGGTCCCAATAAACGAGGAATTTGCTTAATCAAAGCTTCTGATGCTAAAAATGcatcatatttttttgctaGTTTCTTCACCAACTTCTTGTtcttattcaatttttttaaagcttCAACATCCATGTATGGAACATTGTTAGCTTTTGCTTCATCACAATGCTGTTGATCACCCAACACACAAACTTGCATTTTTGGACGAGGAATATGTTTcaatctaattaaaaaataaattaattaaaattaccatctttgttaaataatattttttaaatttaaatgatccATATAGCAATTACTTaccaaaaaatattgatacataatgattaaaattaatttacgataatatcttttataaaaaataaaagataagaTCTTCCCAATTATTTTAAGACCCTGGGTGCAGGTCCGTTGAGTTTCCTCAACTTCCTGAATTAACAATTACTTTTAagttaatcaaaaaaagaaatttttgtagTGAACATAACCTCAACGACAACTTAAAAGCAACGTGTTCAGGTCTACGTACTTGATGGTACCGCTGAAACGCTTATCCTTCTGTGGATCGTAATTTTTCAATCCAATTTGGATCTCGACGGTTTCCAAAAACTTCCTCTTTTTCGTTTCATTGGAATATTGCAGAACACCATTGACGCATTCATACAAAGTATCACGCGATACTTTCgacctaaattaataaaataattagcCTATTTTATCgaattgtaaattatttatcgttttatagtaaaataataacaaaattgtttatgattaattaaaaaattaaagattactTACGACATTTTCGCGGACGATCTCCAACGTGGACGCGACAGAAATGAAAGAGAAATTGACGTTCGCGTTAGTTACCAACTTCATAGTAGATAATAGCGACACCTTTTGGTTATAAAGCGAATATTACCGCCATCTATTGAGAAGATATTTAATCATATTATGAAacttgattattttatttttttgataattatcttttaaaaatccaattcttaatgttgtttattttagataaattggTTTGATAATATAGCTTTCAACTTAATAAGTAATAACATGAGTGTAATCAATTACTTAGATCCACTTTGTGCTTAATTAAAGTACTCGttcaaattaaagaatgattcacttttttatagttaacaaagttaaattaaaaataccgcATATTATTATCGGTTAAGAAATTAAAcatgtttatttacaaaaaatgtgGTGTTAAATGAAGCAATGAATCACTCAAAATAAAACGTATCCACTAAATGTGTACGTCATTGCGTTTAGAACATGTTGCAGTTGTAAATTATATTCGAAAAATATCATTATCGCACATCTGTTGTATTATTTTGAATCTTTTCTTTGTGTTCGTTGTAGAGGTGTTAACCGATATTTGTCCTGTTACATCGGAAAAAGTATTTGTATGTTGTTCCTTGGAACAGTTCATCTCGGTCTGCAGTTCTGAtattagaaactggtgatagataaatacgaaatagTTATAGATTATGATtacttgatgcattaggaatattttttattcataacgtctttctccatcagttttagtatttgggttatagttgattttgttaagaaaaattgtccaattttgacactttGTGATTGACGCTATATCACTAAatactggtgatagataaatatgatataAGTGTGAATTATCATTTCTTGatacattaggaatattttttattcataacgtctttctccatcagttttagtacttggGCTATAgctatagttgattttattatgaaaaatcgtccaattttgacattttggagatttatgctatatcattagaaactggtgatagataaataggaaataattatggattatgatttcttgattcattaggaatattttttattcataacgtctttcttcTCCAGTTTTAGTatttacgttatagttgattttgttaagaaaaatcgtgcaattttgacattttagagatttatgctatatcattagaaactgatgatagataaatacgaaatagttatagattatgatttcttgatgcattaggaatattttttattcataacgtctttctccatcagttttagcgcttgagttataattgattttattatgaaaaatcgtcaaattttgacattttgcaatttatgctatatcactaggaactgatgatagataaatatgaaataagtgtgGATTATCATTTcctgatgcattaggaatattttttattcataacgtctttctccatcagttttagtatttGGGTTATAGatgattttgttaagaaaaattgtccaattttgacactttGTAATTGAcgctatatcactagatactggtgatagataaatatgaaataagtgtgGATTAtcatttcttgatgcattaggaatattttttattcataacgtctttttccattaatattagtttttacgttatagttaattttattaagaaaaatcgtaaaattttgacattttggacatTTATGCTacatcattagaaactggtgatagataaatccgAAATAGTtatagattatgatttcttgatgcattaggaatattttttaatcataacgtctttctccatcagttttagtacttgggttatagttgattttgttaagaaaaattgcCCAATTTTGACACTTTGTGATTGACGCCATATCACTAAATACtgatgatagataaatatgaaataagtgtgGATTATCATTTCTtggtgcattaggaatattttttattcataacgtctttttCCATCAATATTAGTTCTTACGTtacagttaattttattaagaaaaatcgtccatttttgacattttggagatttatgctatatcattagaaaatggcgatagataaatatgaaataattatggattatgatttcttgatgcattaggaatattttttattcataacgtctttctcctcCAGTTTTAGTATTTgggttatagttgattttgttaagaaaaattgtccaattttgacactttGTGATTGACGCTATATCACTAAatactggtgatagataaatatgaaataagtgtgGATTAtcatttcttgatgcattaggaatattttttattcataatgtcTTTCTCCATCAATATTAGTTCTTAcgttatagttaattttattaagaaaaatcgtcaaattttgacattttggagatttatgctatatcattagaaactggtgatagataaatacgaaatagttatagattatgatttcttgatgtattaggaatattttttattcataacgtctttctccatcagttttagtgcttgggttatagttgattttattatgaaaaattgtccaattttgacattttgtaatttatgctatatcactagaaactggagatagataaatatgaaagaaGTGCGGATTAtcatttcttgatgcattagcaatattttttattcataacgtctttctccatcaatATGAGTTCTTAcgttatagttaattttattaagaaaaatcgcccaattttgacattttgcaatttatgttatatcacttgaaactggtgatagataaatatgaaataagtgtgGATTATCATTTCTTGatacattaggaatattttttattcataacgtctttctccatcaattttagtttttacattatagttaattttattaagaaaaatcgttccattttgacattttgaagatttatgctacatcattagaaactggtgatagataaatatgaaatacctctggattatgatttcttgatggattaggaatattttttattcataacatccTTCTCCATCAGTTGTAGTACCTACGTTGAAGTtggttttattaagaaaaatcgtcaaatttcgacattttgcaatttatgctatatcactagaaactggtaatagataaatatgaaataagtgtggattatgatttcttgatgctttaggaatattttttattcataaggtctttctccatcaattttaattcttacgttatagttgattttgttaagaaaaatcgtccaattttgacattttgcaATTTATGCTATaccactagaaactggtgatagataaatatgaaataagagTGGATTATCATTTCTTGatacattaggaatattttttattcataacgtctttctccattaattttagttcttacgttatagttagttttattaagaaaaatcgtccaatttttacattttggagatttatgctatatcattagaaactggtgatagataaatatgaaataattatggattatgatttcttgatgcattaggaatattttttattcataacgtctttctccatcagctATAGTATATACGTTGTTGTTGGTTTTATGAAGAAAAATCgcccaattttgacattttgtgatttatgctatatcactaatAACTAGTGAtacataaatatgaaataagtgtgGATTATCATTTCCTGatacattaggaatattttttattcataacgtctttctccatcagctatagttgtgatttatgctatatcattagaaacacAGGAAAAGTTGTATAATATGAAGCTATTACTTTTTAGGAACAAGAACATATTGTAATTATTGTGCCTATTCcccaaaaaaatttagtttattgcATCTCTAGTTCGTTCTCAAAAGGGATCGTTCATTTTAGGAGTCAATGGCCCCAAATGTTATTGCTATTTCGAagcttaaaagaaaaacaatgtTCGTTTACGTTTCGACGTGAAATTAGATCAAACTTTAGTGGATAATTATAGATTTCTGCATAGTTTTAAAACCG
Proteins encoded:
- the LOC111423728 gene encoding inhibitor of growth protein 1; the protein is MLNQVSMEAACAARYVENYLDCVENLPDDLQRMISRMRELDVYYLARISEIEHHTQAWKSIPDIDVVKKRNTLIRMQRTLIIAQELGDEKMSLVQSILDKIESKTSQLDHDYKYLDFGKDETPTNDNKEQQSPLNNSTSNTSINNSERPNKRARRTRQDTFSGLESNHNDNSADHLLRSQSANTPASQKKTNTGTGKKKKRKSRQNQQREESPPREEEPAIDPDEPTYCLCDQISFGEMIMCDNDLCPIEWFHFSCVTLTTKPKGKWYCPKCRGDRPNVMKPKAQFLKELEKYNREKEEKT
- the LOC111423731 gene encoding large ribosomal subunit protein uL1 codes for the protein MSSKVSRDTLYECVNGVLQYSNETKKRKFLETVEIQIGLKNYDPQKDKRFSGTIKLKHIPRPKMQVCVLGDQQHCDEAKANNVPYMDVEALKKLNKNKKLVKKLAKKYDAFLASEALIKQIPRLLGPGLNKAGKFPGLLSHQESMTQKIDEVKATIKFQMKKVLCLSVAVGHVGMAPDELVQNVHLAINFLVSLLKKHWQNVRSLHVKSSMGPPQRLY